The sequence TAAACCGCTGAACTGGCTCAGACAATTCGTCTGTGTATTTCACGTAGAGTTCTTCTGCTTCGGCAAGGCGCACTCCCCGTAGGAGAAAATCAGGCTGTTGTCCTCGCTGCATCCAGAGCTGTGCTGATTGTTCGAGCTGCCGCTGTAAGTGGAGTCGGGCCCGGTTTTCGTCTAGCCACCAGCGCAAGGTTGACCAGTGACGAATCAGGATCTCGTGAGCCACCTCGATCGTGATATCCGCAGCAGAGAGGGAAGACGGAGAGGAAGGAAGGGCAGAAGCGGATTGAATTTCTGTGCCTTGTTGTCTGTTGCCTTGCTTCTCCTCGTTTTGAGACTGTTGATTTTCTCCTCGACTTTGTCCTGAAATCCCCTGTCCTGAAATACTTTCTTCTTCCAGGTTAACAACAAGCAGTTTCGCTGCCGTCAGAACTTGTAACGTGCGCTCAACCAAAGGAGCCGGATATTTCGCAACCACTAAGCTGGACTTGAGGACACGCCGACGGGTATCTTCTGTACCTTCTCCTAGCTGAGTGAGGGTAAGAAAAATCCATTGGGCACAGGCTTGAGCCTCTGGATCCAAGCTGTCATAGGCTGCCTGCGCTTGCCGTTCTAAGGCTCCCTTGAGTCCCCCAATTTGCTGGTAACTCTGCAACGTGAGCTTGCTGCCCTGACGCTGTTGCCAAAGCTGCTCTAGAACGAATTGCAGCAGCGGTAAATCCCCAGCCGAGTGGTTCAGTTCAGACAACAACACTTCCGCCAACCCCGACTCAATTTGCAGACCTACTTGTTCAGCAGGATGAACGATCGCCTGACGGTAACTCTCCTCTGTGAGATAAGGCGGAACCAGAACACTAGACTGCTGTAAAATCTTCGCTAATTCAGGAATTTCTAAACAGGGAGCGATAAAGTCTGCTCGTAATGTCAACACAAGCTTGAAGCGATCGCTTGCATAGGTTACGGCTCCGATCAAGAGTTCCAAAAAGCGATCTCGATCGATAGGTGCTGCCAGTGTAAAGAGTTCCTCAAACTGATCGATGACAAAAACGACCAGCGGTTCGGGGCGCGATCGTAGCCACTGCACCAATCCTTCAACCCCTTGATATAGCAGTCCTTCAATCTGTAACTGCTGGTAAGCACGTTCTTTTTCTGTGCCCGGATCAACCAAACGACGCGACAACGATTTGACAGGTTCAGCGCCCGGTTGGAAGCAACCGATCCACCAATGCTGGCTACCCGGCAACTGCTTGCCCTGCCGTAACTGAGTCATCAATCCGGCTTGTACCACAGAAGATTTGCCGCTGCCTGAAGCACCCACCACCGCTAAACAAGAGCGATGTCTCAGTTCATCAACCAGTGTTTGAGTCAACGATTCTCGCCCATAGAAATATTGAGCATTTTCTTCAGCGAACGCTCTCAGCCCCATATAGGGACACAGCCCTAAATCCAATTCCTCAAAAGGCTTCGCTGCCTTTGCCCCCATTCGTCCCGGTAAAACTTCAATCACGCCTTGCGACCCGGATAGCCAAACTTGAGGCTCGGTCGCGGTTCCAGCCAGATAAACCTGTAATTGAGCAATCCAGGCAGCGATCGGCAAGCCGGCTTGAGGGTCAGTTTGTTGTAGGGTTTCGAGCAGGGCTTGCGTAAATTGCTCGGATTGGGCGATCGGTGAAGCAGCAGCAATGATACATTGACCGCGATCGGAGCCGATTTGCAAATCTTCGACCCAAGTGCTGAGAGAAGTTGCGCCCGGACAATCGAAGAGGAGGATTTGCTGTGCCATACGAGACTGGCGCAAAACCTGCCGTAGCCAAGAGCGACTAAGCTGTACCCCATCGCCTAACACCAACCAGGCTTCACCGTCTGGTGTCTCTTCAACTCGTCCTCGTAAATAGAGCAGAGCAGTTGTCGTGGCTTGTGGCAGCGAAGCAGAAAAGAAGTTTGTCGATCGCTCTCTATCCTTGCTATTCCAGGTTTCAATGTCCCGTGGTGTGGCTTGATCATTCCCATCAGCTTCACTCTGGCAACCCAAACAGTCTAAAATTGCTTGCCGAATCTCTGACCAGGCTTTACCAGGACGAGGGAAATACTCTAATTCAAAGCCCCCTGAACTTCGCAGCACTTTACCCAACGACAGCGTTTCCTGCCCACTGGGTATGCCTTCAACCACAAGTGCCCGACGAAGCGAAAAAGATGGGACGGTGGGCGATCGCACCCCTAACACTAATTCTCCTACCCCTTCGACAATTCGCTTCGGGGTTTGTAGCGGAAACTCTGACTGAAGCTGACGATCGCCTCGGCTGCTTTTTTGCTGATTTACTAAGCGAATTTGTTGATTGGTCTTGTCAATATATTGCAGCGTTTGATGATAGACGTATTTGTATAACGTATCTGCCTCAATCAAGCCCTGAGCATCGATCGCCTCACCCCGTAGCCCGTGCATCAAGTAATAGGTAAACACGCCATGCCCCAGTTCGGGGAACTCCCAGGACTGTTGATTTTGGTCGCAGGACAGCAGCGCATAAAAGCCTTTGCTCTGTGCCGCCCGTTGCCGCAGGACTTCAATGAGTTGAGAAGTTGGGTTGAGAAGGGGAGCTGGATCTGTTTTGCTTCTGGCTCCTTTCAACGTCATGCCGCCACTATGACAGGCATCAAGCCAAACAAGCTGTTGGTGTGCAGCACAATTGCTAAGATGTTGCAGCAGTTCTTGTAAGGGTAGCCCGGTCTGCAATAAACTTTCTTGCTGCGTGTCTGCTAAACAAAGAACGGCTTGCTGATTATTTGCGCCTAGAGTGCCATGCCCTGAAAAGTAGATGAGAACCGTATCTTGAGGCTGTGCTGCCTGGGTAATGTATTGCAGGCTGGCCCGGACGTTTGCTCCAGTGGGGGGGCGATCGGCAAAATCATGATGGATTCTGACTTCCTTTTTGGGAAAAGCCTGAGTTGCGACGGTGAGTGCGTCACTTAACCCCTGGCAATCGAGGGCAGGGTAACGCAAGGTGGGCAGGCTTGGCTCCTGGTACTGGTTCACCCCAACCAGGAGCATCCAAAGTTGAGCACTGCCTGTTTCTAAAGCATATGTGGAGCGACTCGTGCCAATGGTAGTGGGCATTGGTTTGACCTGAGTGTAAGACCAAAATCTCGCCCCCTAAATCCCCCAATTCCAGGAGTTGAATGGGAGTTCCCCAAAGCTAGGAGGGGGCTGCATACAGGATGCTGAACTGAATTTCAAGATAGGTGTACAAAGTTGCCTCATCAAAGGGGAAGCCAAAGGTAGAGAATCCTCTAGATTTCAAAACCACCTACTTACTCATAGCATTAACAATAAACCCTTCATCAGAAGGAATCGATCGTCCTGCTCAAACCAGAACACCTTATTGAACTGGAACAATCACACCACAGCCAATTCTCGCACCAGCATTGCCGTTGGGTTGGCTAAAATCATCTGCTTTTTCATGTAAGACGATCGCTCGTCCAGTAACTGCGTATGAACCATCATTTAACGTCAGATATGGAAAGGTTTGATCGAGAATAGCAGTCCCATTTGGATCAACTGCGACATTTCCCAAATCTCCCGCATGGGCTTGTTGCAAGCCGTTGACTAATAAATGTCCATGCTCGACCTGATCAGGGTTGAAGTGACCACCAGATGCCATGCCGTTTTCTGCACAACTGCCAATTTCATGGATATGGAATCCGTGCTTGCCAGAGGGTACATTTGTGAGGGTTCCAGATAGATGCAGCCCTGTGGAAGTTTCAGCCAGCAGCAAGTTTCCGGCTAAGTTGGGATGGTCTGCGCTGCCGCTCATGATCACTTGGGCGATCGGACTGGATGGCAAAGTATTTTGTGAGAGGGATAAAGGCCCTAACTGAATGGAGAAAGCAGTTGCAGAAGTTGCTGTGATGACGAAGCTGCCAAAGGCAAGTGCAACGTAGCAAACTAAACGATCGATAAAGTGCGCTGAGCCAGCCAAACGTTTCCTAAAAGGTTGTAACCCCAAAAGAGCCATCGTTGATAAACCTAGTTTTATCTTAAGGACTTCACTGGTTTAATACGCTTGTAGCTCAAGTTTT is a genomic window of Trichocoleus sp. containing:
- a CDS encoding caspase family protein, whose translation is MPTTIGTSRSTYALETGSAQLWMLLVGVNQYQEPSLPTLRYPALDCQGLSDALTVATQAFPKKEVRIHHDFADRPPTGANVRASLQYITQAAQPQDTVLIYFSGHGTLGANNQQAVLCLADTQQESLLQTGLPLQELLQHLSNCAAHQQLVWLDACHSGGMTLKGARSKTDPAPLLNPTSQLIEVLRQRAAQSKGFYALLSCDQNQQSWEFPELGHGVFTYYLMHGLRGEAIDAQGLIEADTLYKYVYHQTLQYIDKTNQQIRLVNQQKSSRGDRQLQSEFPLQTPKRIVEGVGELVLGVRSPTVPSFSLRRALVVEGIPSGQETLSLGKVLRSSGGFELEYFPRPGKAWSEIRQAILDCLGCQSEADGNDQATPRDIETWNSKDRERSTNFFSASLPQATTTALLYLRGRVEETPDGEAWLVLGDGVQLSRSWLRQVLRQSRMAQQILLFDCPGATSLSTWVEDLQIGSDRGQCIIAAASPIAQSEQFTQALLETLQQTDPQAGLPIAAWIAQLQVYLAGTATEPQVWLSGSQGVIEVLPGRMGAKAAKPFEELDLGLCPYMGLRAFAEENAQYFYGRESLTQTLVDELRHRSCLAVVGASGSGKSSVVQAGLMTQLRQGKQLPGSQHWWIGCFQPGAEPVKSLSRRLVDPGTEKERAYQQLQIEGLLYQGVEGLVQWLRSRPEPLVVFVIDQFEELFTLAAPIDRDRFLELLIGAVTYASDRFKLVLTLRADFIAPCLEIPELAKILQQSSVLVPPYLTEESYRQAIVHPAEQVGLQIESGLAEVLLSELNHSAGDLPLLQFVLEQLWQQRQGSKLTLQSYQQIGGLKGALERQAQAAYDSLDPEAQACAQWIFLTLTQLGEGTEDTRRRVLKSSLVVAKYPAPLVERTLQVLTAAKLLVVNLEEESISGQGISGQSRGENQQSQNEEKQGNRQQGTEIQSASALPSSPSSLSAADITIEVAHEILIRHWSTLRWWLDENRARLHLQRQLEQSAQLWMQRGQQPDFLLRGVRLAEAEELYVKYTDELSEPVQRFIEACLEARQQEQRQAQQRLRRAQIAAALIGALGLVALGLGGLAYKQKLTAQIENIAALDASSEALLWSNQQLESLLSGVKAAQQFQQIGGLGKWLIGAPTWTDTQTIVTSTMQQALYNTQERNRLEHHTQQVNAVSFSPSGQFLASASDDKTIALWRRDGSLLNTLTAHDDRVTSVAFSPDGNTIASASADKTIKLWGFDPATGDVKLQQSLVGHQDWVTSVAFSPDGRTIVSASRDRTLKLWRLDGTLIKTLAGHQGWVNQVSFGSNGQIASASEDKTIRIWRQDGVLIRILNGSGDRVTSVAFSPDNQRLVSASGHAVRVWNLANGTSQVLPSGQTQSALVNGVRFSPDGQTIAAASANGRIDFWNRAGLLQQTFEGHGGEISSIQFSPDGSQLASASADKTIRLWKTGNNQPLQQGGSIYSAQWSPSLPTIPEGDRTFATAGWNGTIEIWHTVQNTPSRLVRRLQAHKSTVSEIQFSPDDRLLASAGWDNQAKLWRVSDGALLTTFTGHRDGVTRIAFNPKGQTIATGSNDKTIKLWQLDGWLQTTLTGHTDGITSITFSPDGQTLASGSYDNTLKLWRLDGTLLQTIDQPSAVASIRFNPEGTVLAVARWDNTIQLWRVKDQHIGATPFRSFVGHQGGVVSLDFSANGRTLASSSADGTIKLWSMADGTLLKTLLGHRSRINSVEFSADDRKLISGDEAGNVIVWDLNLPNLLQQGCEQLHDYLKTNPRLKESDRQICNP
- a CDS encoding superoxide dismutase family protein codes for the protein MAGSAHFIDRLVCYVALAFGSFVITATSATAFSIQLGPLSLSQNTLPSSPIAQVIMSGSADHPNLAGNLLLAETSTGLHLSGTLTNVPSGKHGFHIHEIGSCAENGMASGGHFNPDQVEHGHLLVNGLQQAHAGDLGNVAVDPNGTAILDQTFPYLTLNDGSYAVTGRAIVLHEKADDFSQPNGNAGARIGCGVIVPVQ